From Pseudomonas sp. stari2:
TTTTTCGGTCTGCTCCTGAATCGCCTCGCGGGCGTAGTGCTGTTCGAAGTTGGTGTGGGCGAACAACTTCAGGGTGGCGATGTTGGTGTAGCCGTCAACGATGCGCCCCATCAGTTTCGAGCGCGCGTCGGAAGCGGCGACGGAGCGGTCCTTGACCCGTGGCACGAAGTAATAGAGTGCGCCGATATAGGCGGCAATCCACGTCAGCAGCGGGATCATCAGGCGCCAGTCGGCTTCGGCGAACAGCACCAGCGAGCTGATCGCATAGATCAGCACATGCCACAACGCATCCACTGCCTGCACCGCGGAATCACGCAGCGAGTTGCCGGTCTGCATGATGCGCTGGGCGATGCGCCCGGCGAAGTCGTTCTGGAAGAAATTCAGGCTCTGCTTGAGCACGTAACTGTGGTTCTGCCAGCGGATGAGGCTGGTCATGCTCGGGCTCAGGGTCTGGTGCACCAGCATGTCGTGCAGGGCCAGGAACAGCGGTCGCAGGAGCAGGGCCACCACGGCCATCCACGCCAGTTCGGTACCATGCACTTTGAAAAAGTCGACGTTCGGTGTGCCTTGGGCAAGGTCGATGATGCGGCTGAGGTAGCTGAAGAGCGCCACTTCGATCAGGGCACCGAACAGACCGACGATCAGCAGGGCGGCGAAACTCGGCCAGACCTGCTTCAGGTAATAGGTATAGAAGGGCAGAACACGATCCGGCGGGGATGCCGTAGGAGCATCACGGAATATGTCGATCAGTTGTTCGAAACGGCGATAGAGCATCAGATAACCGCCCGGAGTACGGGCTCTCCTTTTATCAGTGTGAGCGGCGCGGGGTTAAGCCGCGGCCGCTCGATACGCCCTGTAAAGCTTAGTCGATGCGCTTGGCCGACTTGATGATCACAGGGTCGACAGGCACGTTTTGCATGCCCTGTTTGGTGGTGGTCTGGGAGTTGACGATGATGTCGACCACGTCCATGCCCTTGACCACTTTGGCGAACACCGCGTAACCGGCGTCGCGGCCCGAATCGAGGAACGCGTTGTCGGCGACGTTGATGAAGAACTGGCTGGTGGCCGAGTTCGGATCGGAAGTGCGGGCCATCGACAGGGTGCCGCGAACGTTGTGCAGACCGTTGCTGGCTTCGTTCTTGATCGGTGCCTTGGTTTCTTTCTGTTGCATCTGCTGGGTGAAGCCGCCGCCCTGGGCCATGAAGCCCGGGATCACACGGTGGAAAATGGTGTTGGTGTAGAAACCGCTGTCGACGTAATCGAGGAAGTTCTTGGTACTGATCGGCGCCTTGACCGGGTCCAGCTCGATTTCGATGGTGCCGTTGGTGGTCACCAGTTCGACGTGAGGCGCCTTGGCCGGCGTGGCAGCCATCAGGTTGGCGGCGAACAGCACGGTGCCGGCGGCGAGGGCGAGTTTTTTCAGCATGGTTCAGTGATCCTGAGGGTGATTATCGGCTGTGGCAAGAAACGCCAGCAGCGTTTGATTGAAGCGTTCGGGCTGATCGAGCGGGGTGGCGTGGCGCGAATCGAAGATCACCACCAGCCGCGCATCGGGCAGCAGTCTGACATAGGTTTCTTTCAGCGAAACGGGGGTGTAGTCCCGGTCGGCGCTGACGACGAGCGTTGGACAGGAGATCCTCGAAAGTCGTTCCTGGACCCCCCAGCCAACAATCGCATCGAAGCTGGCGAGATAAGCACGTTTGTCGTTTTTTGCCCAGCGCTCGGCCATTTTCTGTCGCAAATCGGCCTGCTCCGGTTTGGGGAACAGTTTGGCGCCCAGGGCCTTGCCAATGGTGGCCAGGCTCAGCAGGCGCATCAGGCTCCAGCGCTTGAACCACTGCCAATAGTCGTCGCGGCTGCGCACTTTGACCTCGGGTGCGCTGTTGACGATGGTCAGGCTCTTGAGCATCTGCGGCTGATCGACGGCGAACTGGAAGCCGATCATGCCGCCCATTGACAGGCCGGCGTAGTGCACCGGACCAAGCTTCAGGTGCTCGATCAGCGCGACGATGTCAGCGCTGAAGCCAGCGATGCTGTAATGCTCGCGGGGCTTGTCTGAGCGGCCGTGGCCGCGCACATCCGGGACGATTACCCGATAGTGCGCGGCCAGTGCCGGAATCTGCATTTCCCAGTCCAGCGTGCTGGAGCCGAGCCCATGAACCAGCAGCAACGGATCACCGTGGCCATATTCCTCGTAGTGCAGGTTGCAACCTTCATGCTCGAAATACGCCATCGGTGAACTCCGTGTCAGGCTTGTTCGGGGGCGGCGAACGGCGCGTCCAGCGGCAAGGTGTCGAAGGTGCGCAACAGTTCGACGAGGATCTGCGAGGCCGGGCCCAGCGGTTTGTCCTTATTCGAATACAGATAGAAACTCGGATTGCGGCTGCCGCCCTGATCCAACGGTAGCAGCTTGAGCAGGCCTTCCTTCAATTCCCGTTCGATCATGTGCCGTGGCAGCCAGGCAAAACCCAGGCCGCTGGAAACGAAATTGGCGGCGGTGGCAAGGCTACCGACGGTCCAGCGCTGTTCGGCGCCGAGCCAGCCGACGTCCCGCGGCTGCTGGCGACCGGAGTCGCGGATGACCACTTGCATCTGGGTTTCCAGGTCCTGGAAATTCAGTTCGCGGTTCAGTCGATGCAGGGCGTGTTCGGGGTGGGCGACGGCAACGAATTCCACGTCGCTCAACTCCGCGCCCAGGTAGCCGGGAATGCTCAGGCCGGTGATGGCCAGGTCGGCCACGCCTTCGAGCAAGACCTCTTCGACACCCGACAGCACTTCTTCGCGCAGGCGCACGCGACAGCCGCGGCTCTGCGGCATGAAGGCCGTCAGGGCGCGAACGAGGCGGGCAGTGGGGTACGCGGCGTCCACCACCAGCCGCACTTCGGCTTCCCAGCCCTGTTCCATATGATGGGCCAGGTCTTCCAGTTGGCTGGCCTGTTTCACCAGTTGTCGAGAGCGACGTAACAATACGCCGCCGGCTTCGGTGAGCACGGCTTTTCGGCCGTCGATACGCAACAACGGCACGCCGAGCTGATCCTGCATGCGGGCGACGGTGTAACTCACCGACGATTGCGAGCGGTGCAAGGCCTCGGCAGCCTGGGCGAATCCGCCGTGGTCGACCACCGCCTGCAACGTTCGCCATTGATCAAGGGTCACGCGGGGCGCTTTCATCGATAGCTCCTCTTGTCCTAAGCTGGCTGTCCCTCATGGAGACTGCCGAATGAAAAAATTCTGTTGTGTGGTGCTGGCGTTGCTACCGCTGACCGCGTTTGCGTATCCGATCGATGTGCAGAAGAATCTCAATGGCTTGAAGATCGACTACGAGTCCTTCGATACCGATAAAGACATCGGCTCCATCCGGGTCGCCAACTACGGCGAGGTCGACGCGGTCTGCAAAGTCGTGTTCAGCAATGGCCCGGAGGCGCCGCGCACCCGCAATATCGAAGTGCCGGCCGGCAAACATACAAACGCCACCGCCAAGTTCTCCCGCGAGATCATCAAGCTGCGCGTCGAACTGAGCTGCAACCCGAAATAACACCCGCCTCTTTGTGGGAGCCAGTGTGCTCCCACAAGGTGTGCGTCAGCTTATAAACGAATTTATCGATGCTTTATAGCAGTTATTTGCGCTTTTTCATCGATACGACTCTGTTTAACCTTCATTCCATCGACTTACAACATTCTCGGATGGAGGCTACACAACATGTCCCGCGTTCTGATCATCGAAAGCAGCGCCCGCCAGCAAGACTCGGTATCCCGTCAACTGACCCAGACCTTCATCAGTCAGTGGAAAGCTGCACACCCGGCCGATCAGATCACCGTACGTGACCTCGCCGTGAACCCGGTGCCTCACCTGGACAGCAACCTGCTGGGCGGCTGGATGAAATCCGCCGAGCAGCGCAATGCCAACGAACAATCCTCGCTGGATCGCTCCAACGAGCTGACCGATGAATTGCTGGCCGCCGACGTGCTGGTGATGGCCGCGCCGATGTACAACTTCGCGATTCCAAGCACCCTGAAAGCCTGGCTTGACCACGTGCTGCGTGCCGGCGTGACGTTCAAGTACACCGAAACCGGCCCGCAAGGCCTGCTCAGCGGCAAGCGTGCCTATGTGTTGACCGCTCGTGGTGGCATCTACGCCG
This genomic window contains:
- a CDS encoding peptidylprolyl isomerase, with protein sequence MLKKLALAAGTVLFAANLMAATPAKAPHVELVTTNGTIEIELDPVKAPISTKNFLDYVDSGFYTNTIFHRVIPGFMAQGGGFTQQMQQKETKAPIKNEASNGLHNVRGTLSMARTSDPNSATSQFFINVADNAFLDSGRDAGYAVFAKVVKGMDVVDIIVNSQTTTKQGMQNVPVDPVIIKSAKRID
- a CDS encoding alpha/beta fold hydrolase is translated as MAYFEHEGCNLHYEEYGHGDPLLLVHGLGSSTLDWEMQIPALAAHYRVIVPDVRGHGRSDKPREHYSIAGFSADIVALIEHLKLGPVHYAGLSMGGMIGFQFAVDQPQMLKSLTIVNSAPEVKVRSRDDYWQWFKRWSLMRLLSLATIGKALGAKLFPKPEQADLRQKMAERWAKNDKRAYLASFDAIVGWGVQERLSRISCPTLVVSADRDYTPVSLKETYVRLLPDARLVVIFDSRHATPLDQPERFNQTLLAFLATADNHPQDH
- a CDS encoding LysR family transcriptional regulator, producing the protein MKAPRVTLDQWRTLQAVVDHGGFAQAAEALHRSQSSVSYTVARMQDQLGVPLLRIDGRKAVLTEAGGVLLRRSRQLVKQASQLEDLAHHMEQGWEAEVRLVVDAAYPTARLVRALTAFMPQSRGCRVRLREEVLSGVEEVLLEGVADLAITGLSIPGYLGAELSDVEFVAVAHPEHALHRLNRELNFQDLETQMQVVIRDSGRQQPRDVGWLGAEQRWTVGSLATAANFVSSGLGFAWLPRHMIERELKEGLLKLLPLDQGGSRNPSFYLYSNKDKPLGPASQILVELLRTFDTLPLDAPFAAPEQA
- a CDS encoding 3-phosphoglycerate kinase, producing the protein MKKFCCVVLALLPLTAFAYPIDVQKNLNGLKIDYESFDTDKDIGSIRVANYGEVDAVCKVVFSNGPEAPRTRNIEVPAGKHTNATAKFSREIIKLRVELSCNPK
- a CDS encoding FMN-dependent NADH-azoreductase, giving the protein MSRVLIIESSARQQDSVSRQLTQTFISQWKAAHPADQITVRDLAVNPVPHLDSNLLGGWMKSAEQRNANEQSSLDRSNELTDELLAADVLVMAAPMYNFAIPSTLKAWLDHVLRAGVTFKYTETGPQGLLSGKRAYVLTARGGIYAGGPADHQEPYLRQVMGFIGIHDVTFIHAEGMNLGGDFQEKGLNQANAKLSQVA